In one window of Bacteroidales bacterium DNA:
- a CDS encoding four helix bundle protein, protein MEIIKSHKELKVYQKAFEKAMEIFEITKKFPKEETYALTDQIRRCSRSVCSNIAEAFRRRRYLKIFALKLNESEAEAAETQNWLDFSLECKYINKSTYTKLYTEYDEIIGMLVNMQKSPEKWKLDS, encoded by the coding sequence ATGGAAATTATTAAAAGTCACAAAGAACTGAAAGTCTATCAGAAAGCTTTTGAAAAAGCAATGGAAATCTTTGAGATAACAAAAAAATTTCCCAAAGAAGAGACCTATGCTTTAACCGACCAAATAAGAAGGTGCTCAAGATCGGTATGTAGCAATATTGCAGAGGCTTTCAGAAGACGCAGATATTTAAAAATATTTGCCCTGAAATTAAATGAAAGTGAAGCTGAGGCAGCAGAAACGCAAAATTGGCTGGATTTTAGTCTTGAGTGTAAATATATCAATAAATCAACCTATACAAAATTATATACAGAATATGATGAGATTATCGGGATGCTTGTAAATATGCAAAAATCACCCGAAAAATGGAAACTGGATTCTTAA
- a CDS encoding ABC transporter ATP-binding protein, with protein MYVFRKLTGYVIPYWKNAVLGILLNLLGTFFSLFSFTMAMPFLKILFDQKTAITEPVPFQLNADAIQHNFNYFVSRIITDKGPETALIIVSVMVVGLILLKTSFSYLGNFTIVPLINGVIRDIRNKLYVKITNLPVAYYSEERRGDILLKTTGDVQEMANTMLNPLRQVVKAPIQIIIYITALFVMSYKLTFFVLILIPLSGYAISVVGKNLKKASIKGQNKLGELLSMLEETIFGLRIIKAFNSEARVKRKFQKENQKYTRIMNRILRKRMLANPFSEFISVSVIVVIMWYGGSQVLSPETSMLSPEAFITYLIIFSQIIRPAKVISNYYYNFKKGLASFERIETVLNAEETIKEKPNAQSIKAFKDSVVYEDVSFWYNHDYVLNHVNLEIGKGQTVAIVGQSGAGKSTLISLLPRFYDVKEGDIRVDGISIKDLKVKDLRGLIGLVTQESILFNDTVYNNIAFGRDDAAYEQVEEAARVANAHTFIMELENGYETNIGDQGNKLSGGQKQRISIARAIMKNPPILILDEATSSLDTESEKLVQDALYRLMHNRTSIIIAHRLSTVREADKIVVLHQGTVRETGSHNELIQQQGIYKKLHEMQMFE; from the coding sequence ATGTACGTATTTAGAAAGTTAACAGGATATGTCATTCCCTATTGGAAAAATGCGGTTTTAGGGATTTTACTGAATTTATTGGGAACTTTTTTCTCCCTTTTTTCCTTCACCATGGCAATGCCATTTTTAAAAATCCTGTTTGACCAAAAGACCGCCATCACTGAACCGGTGCCCTTTCAACTGAATGCAGATGCCATACAGCACAATTTCAATTATTTTGTCAGCCGGATCATCACGGACAAAGGACCGGAAACAGCACTTATAATAGTAAGCGTGATGGTGGTGGGGCTTATACTGTTAAAGACCTCTTTCTCCTATCTCGGAAATTTCACCATTGTTCCCCTTATCAACGGGGTGATCAGGGATATAAGGAACAAACTTTATGTGAAGATTACCAACCTTCCAGTTGCCTATTACTCAGAGGAACGCCGGGGCGACATACTTTTAAAAACCACCGGTGACGTACAGGAAATGGCCAATACCATGCTCAATCCTTTACGGCAGGTAGTCAAAGCCCCCATCCAGATCATCATTTATATAACAGCCCTCTTCGTGATGAGCTATAAACTCACTTTTTTTGTCCTGATATTAATTCCGTTAAGTGGCTATGCCATCAGCGTGGTGGGTAAAAATCTGAAAAAAGCCTCCATCAAAGGACAGAATAAGCTTGGAGAACTGCTTTCCATGCTGGAAGAGACCATCTTCGGACTGCGCATCATCAAGGCATTCAATTCCGAAGCAAGGGTCAAGCGCAAATTCCAAAAGGAAAACCAGAAATATACCCGCATCATGAACCGTATCCTAAGAAAAAGGATGCTGGCCAATCCGTTCAGTGAATTCATCTCGGTATCCGTCATTGTGGTAATCATGTGGTACGGGGGCTCACAGGTGCTCAGCCCTGAAACCAGCATGCTTTCCCCGGAGGCATTCATTACTTATCTCATTATTTTTTCCCAGATCATTCGTCCGGCCAAAGTGATATCCAACTATTACTACAATTTCAAAAAGGGTCTGGCTTCATTCGAAAGAATAGAAACCGTATTAAATGCCGAAGAAACCATTAAAGAAAAACCGAATGCTCAAAGCATTAAAGCATTCAAAGATTCCGTCGTTTACGAGGATGTCAGTTTCTGGTACAACCACGATTATGTACTAAATCATGTTAACCTGGAGATAGGGAAAGGACAAACCGTAGCCATTGTGGGCCAGTCAGGCGCCGGCAAATCCACGCTGATAAGCCTGCTACCCAGATTTTACGATGTGAAGGAAGGAGACATCCGTGTGGACGGCATCTCCATAAAAGACCTGAAGGTGAAGGACCTCCGTGGTCTGATCGGTCTGGTGACGCAGGAATCGATCCTTTTTAACGACACGGTATACAACAACATCGCATTCGGAAGGGATGATGCCGCTTACGAACAGGTTGAAGAGGCTGCCCGCGTAGCCAATGCCCACACATTTATTATGGAGCTGGAAAACGGCTACGAAACCAACATCGGTGACCAGGGCAATAAGCTTTCCGGGGGCCAGAAGCAGCGCATCAGCATTGCCCGTGCCATCATGAAGAACCCTCCCATCCTGATACTGGATGAAGCCACCAGCTCACTGGACACCGAATCGGAAAAACTGGTACAGGACGCCCTTTACAGACTCATGCACAACCGTACCTCCATCATCATCGCCCACAGGTTATCAACCGTCCGGGAAGCAGATAAGATCGTGGTGCTCCACCAGGGTACCGTAAGGGAAACCGGCTCACACAACGAACTGATCCAACAGCAGGGGATTTATAAGAAACTGCATGAGATGCAGATGTTTGAATGA